TTTTTCCAGCCCGTCTGTAACACGCTGTCCCAAGAAAGCCTTATACCAGGAGATGTTCTTTGAAGCACCCGAATTATCAATTTTCATAGCATTAGGATACTTGGCATCACCGGTTTGTTCCCATGCAATGGTAGTCGCTCCGTCAGTCTCATTATTCATAATGAACCATTCGCCTGCGGTAGCCTTGTTGGCATTGGTCACCTTGTTCGTTACTTCTGTGGCAAACTTTTCGTTTTTAATCAGATTTTGAGCGCTTACAGTCACTCCTGCAATAGCCAAAAGGCCGGCAAATAATACTTTTTTCATCTTACTGTGGATTTAATTAATTATACCTATTATTTCTTCTTCTAATTTTAATATCTACTTCACTTGTTGGATAACAAATCCATATTTTCCCGTCACCTTCTTTTCGTCCGTCTTCAGTGTGATGCGGTAAATCTCCTTACCCCATACGTTGGACAAGCGCGGATCATCCAATTTAATAGTTTCCAGTCCGGCTTTAAACTGAGACGGATACTGCATTTCCACCTTTTGGCCTTTTACTTCAATCCGAATCTTTCCAGCTGATGGGAAAGTAACATTCCCCCAAGTTAAGAAATTCACTTGATTAGGGTTAATAGCCTCATCCAAGGTATAAACATCACCGATAATGAGTTTATTATTATCAAGCGTATAAGAACGAACCCAACTCTTCACTTTCGCCTCCGCCGGATAAGCGGCAGCTATATCCGTAGAGAAAACACGTTTCTTCTCGTTGCAAACCGTATTTGTTGCCTTATATTGCTGCCCGAATTTCTGTGGTACACCGTTAATCATCGGCAAGTTGTGATAATTGCTTTGCATCGTCCATATCGTATAACGGTCTTTGCTGAATGTCTGTTTTGTATAAGTACCTACGCCTGCATCAATAATCACAGGAATCGTATTGACATACAAAGAGAATGTTCCTACATCATTATGATTGTGGCTTTCATTATTGAATCCGCCTTTGGCAGCAACAAACATGCCATTCTTATTCTTCATGTAGCAGAATTCCGTTTCGGGATACCAAGTCACGTCCGGCATATCATGTTTCGGAGTTGCTTTCGCCAGGTCATTGCAGCAAAGCAGAGATTGAAGCGAACGGAAAGCATCATTGCCCATTGTAGCATACGGTTTCCTGCCATTCAGCAAGTATGCTGCAAAATGCATCATTTCATCGCTGTTTACGGCTTTACCGAAACGGTAAATCAACAAAGGATCGCCACCGCCTTTTGCCGAAGCATCGGCAAAGTTCACTACCCAGCCATCACCAACGTAAGAACGGGACATATATTCTCCCATGCGGCGAATCATCGGTTCGTTAAAAAGAGATATCTTACCACCTGTACCATCGGAAAGGATTTGAAGATAGTCATAGAGTTTTCCGGCCGCGTGTCCCCAGTAAGATGTTCCCTCTTCGCAAGCACCATCAGATTTCACGAAATTAATGAACTTATCTACCGACTTCATGGAACGATAAACCGCTTTCGCCAATTTCTCCTTATTGTTTTCCATCAGGAAGAAACATTGCAGGGCGTTGGAGTTACACCAAGGATTCCAGTTATTGATAATTTCTCCCGGATTCCAGTTGAAAGCCATCCACCACATTTCATCATCGTTCATATAAGGGTCGAGGATTCGTTCTTTGATGGCTTTACGCATTTGCAAAGATACTACGGGATTAATCTTATCGAATGGCTTGCGGAAGAAATAGTGTACCCAAGCCATCAAAGCTCCGTAACCGCCCGAACCAAGGTCGATAATCTGTTCACGAAAGTCGGGAAGAGAGCGTTTGCTACTTTGCCGGGGTAAATGTGCGGACAAAACCCATGAATTCATTTCACAACTCATATAAGCGCCGTTCAGCAGTTGGTCGATAAAGCGTCCTTTGCCTTCGGCCAATTCGGCAAGCATCAGAGTATTAAGTGCCTGGCGGTTGGCATCATAAGGAACTTCCATCACTTTCCGGTTACCGCTGCGTTCGTATTCCAGATAGGCAGTGGCAGGAATCAGTTGCCATTTGTAGTTGAGGAGTTTTTCGCCGGCTTCGATGAGGCGTTGTTTGTTAGGTCCCATCAGTGAGTCCCAGGCGGCGCGGTCTGTGTAAGCAGGATAAGGCACCCAGGCTTGTTTCATTACTAACACGTTTTTCAACGTAGTTTCGTCTGCTGCCTTTTGCAGCAGGTTGCGTTCGGTGTAAGCGTTTGCCTTGAAAGAAAAACTTCCTAAAGCTGCTACTAAAAGAACACACAGCAAATGTTTCATTCGATTCATGGTATTTTGTTCATTTAAGTATGGCAAAGATAGCGTATCTCTATAAAAATAAGGTGAGCAAATCATACGAACCTAATGACAAAAAAGTACATACTTCAAAAATCATACTATTACCATTCACTAAATTCAAAACTCAACTGCTCCCAAGCACCACGCTGTTCATCTACTTCTTCTTTCGGATTGGAAACGGAAAGTCCGATAAGCCGAATCGGGTGTTGTTCATATTCCACACTTTTCAGCAGTTCTTTTGCTAGTGGAAGTACCCGGTCCAAAGTCGTCAGTTCCTGCGATTGGGTCATACTCCGGGTGATTTGGCTAAAGTCATGAAACTTGATTTTCAAGGTAAGCGTGTTTCCCTTGAATTCTTTATGGTTGAGACGTTCAATCAGTTCCACTGCTACATGATACAGTTCGATAATAACTGAGGAACGGACTGAAATATCCCGTTCCAATGTACGTTCACACCCGATGGATTTACGAATACGGACAGCCTCTACCGGACGCTCGTCAATACCTCGCGCACATTCATAATAAAGAGCTCCCACTTTGCCGAAATGTGCTGTCAACATCTCCAACGAACATTTACGTAATTGAGCCCCATTACTGATTCCGAGCAAGTGCATCTTTTTGGCAGTCACGGGGCCCACTCCCCAAAATGATTCGATGGGAAGACGGGCGATAAAATCCAAAGCCTGTTCCGGATGGATGGTACATAGTCCGTCCGGTTTACGATAGTCAGAAGCTATTTTTGCCAGAAATTTATTATAGGATATTCCGGCAGACGCTACCAAGTTCAGTTGTTCGCGAATTTTCTGTTTAATCTCTTTCGCTATATCCACAGCTAAGGAAATGCCTTTCTTGTTTTCTGTTACATCGAGAAAAGCCTCATCCAAAGAGAGAGGTTCGATAATATCGGTATATTCATGAAAAATCTCATGTATCTGCCGGGAAACGGATTTATAAACGTCCATC
This portion of the Bacteroides acidifaciens genome encodes:
- a CDS encoding heparinase II/III family protein; translated protein: MNRMKHLLCVLLVAALGSFSFKANAYTERNLLQKAADETTLKNVLVMKQAWVPYPAYTDRAAWDSLMGPNKQRLIEAGEKLLNYKWQLIPATAYLEYERSGNRKVMEVPYDANRQALNTLMLAELAEGKGRFIDQLLNGAYMSCEMNSWVLSAHLPRQSSKRSLPDFREQIIDLGSGGYGALMAWVHYFFRKPFDKINPVVSLQMRKAIKERILDPYMNDDEMWWMAFNWNPGEIINNWNPWCNSNALQCFFLMENNKEKLAKAVYRSMKSVDKFINFVKSDGACEEGTSYWGHAAGKLYDYLQILSDGTGGKISLFNEPMIRRMGEYMSRSYVGDGWVVNFADASAKGGGDPLLIYRFGKAVNSDEMMHFAAYLLNGRKPYATMGNDAFRSLQSLLCCNDLAKATPKHDMPDVTWYPETEFCYMKNKNGMFVAAKGGFNNESHNHNDVGTFSLYVNTIPVIIDAGVGTYTKQTFSKDRYTIWTMQSNYHNLPMINGVPQKFGQQYKATNTVCNEKKRVFSTDIAAAYPAEAKVKSWVRSYTLDNNKLIIGDVYTLDEAINPNQVNFLTWGNVTFPSAGKIRIEVKGQKVEMQYPSQFKAGLETIKLDDPRLSNVWGKEIYRITLKTDEKKVTGKYGFVIQQVK
- the dinB gene encoding DNA polymerase IV, coding for MTQRKIIHIDMDAFYASVEQRDNPELRGKPVAVGHAEERGVVAAASYEARRYGVRSAMSSQKAKRLCPQLIFVSGRMDVYKSVSRQIHEIFHEYTDIIEPLSLDEAFLDVTENKKGISLAVDIAKEIKQKIREQLNLVASAGISYNKFLAKIASDYRKPDGLCTIHPEQALDFIARLPIESFWGVGPVTAKKMHLLGISNGAQLRKCSLEMLTAHFGKVGALYYECARGIDERPVEAVRIRKSIGCERTLERDISVRSSVIIELYHVAVELIERLNHKEFKGNTLTLKIKFHDFSQITRSMTQSQELTTLDRVLPLAKELLKSVEYEQHPIRLIGLSVSNPKEEVDEQRGAWEQLSFEFSEW